One window of the Granulicella arctica genome contains the following:
- a CDS encoding FAD-linked oxidase C-terminal domain-containing protein — translation MPPPNGQTFDECTSGNVKQSRILLIVPDQKASMLSAAILAELAAAVGPGGLIVEQNQLQTYECDGLAALRTVPAAVVLPRSTAEVQAVIRVCDRHTIPFVARGAGTGLSGGALPDGLGIVIGFARMTRILDIDIPNQRVTVEPGVINSHVSQRVAAQGYFYAPDPSSQTVCTIGGNVAENAGGAHCLKYGFTTTHVLGLEVVMPTGELAHFGGSTLDAPGYDLAGVFVGSEGTLGVVTAITLRIVKKPETVQVLLAAFDTISAAAQSVSDIIAAAILPAAMEIMDRLSIRAAEASVHPNYPDAEALLLVEVDGSATEVTIQMDQIRAICKVNGAWEDRLAQSERERMLVWKGRKAAFAAAGRIAPNYIVQDGVIPRTKLPVVLEAIGRMAEATGLQVSNVFHAGDGNLHPIVLYNAAIPGQEEVAVDLSIRILHLCVDHGGSITGEHGVGKEKQEAMGYMYSEPDLATMQLVRMAFDPQNIANPDKLFPRTKLCGEKSGPYHPHPLETAGVAQYF, via the coding sequence ATGCCGCCACCCAATGGTCAGACCTTTGACGAATGCACCTCAGGGAACGTAAAACAGAGTCGTATCTTGTTGATCGTTCCAGACCAGAAGGCTTCCATGCTCTCAGCCGCCATCCTCGCCGAACTCGCCGCAGCCGTTGGACCTGGAGGTCTGATCGTCGAGCAGAATCAACTCCAGACCTATGAGTGCGATGGCCTTGCCGCGCTAAGGACAGTCCCCGCAGCCGTTGTGCTGCCACGTTCGACCGCCGAGGTTCAGGCCGTCATCCGCGTCTGCGACCGTCACACAATTCCCTTTGTAGCGCGCGGAGCAGGTACGGGGCTCTCGGGCGGTGCGCTGCCGGATGGCTTAGGCATCGTGATCGGCTTTGCCCGCATGACGCGCATCCTCGACATCGACATCCCGAACCAGCGCGTGACGGTTGAGCCAGGTGTGATCAACAGCCACGTCTCCCAGCGCGTCGCTGCACAAGGGTACTTCTACGCGCCCGATCCCTCCTCCCAGACCGTCTGCACGATCGGCGGCAATGTAGCCGAAAACGCCGGCGGAGCGCACTGCCTGAAGTACGGCTTCACCACAACGCACGTCCTCGGACTTGAGGTCGTGATGCCCACAGGCGAACTCGCCCACTTTGGCGGATCGACGCTCGACGCGCCCGGCTACGATCTCGCCGGTGTCTTCGTAGGGTCGGAAGGAACTCTCGGGGTCGTTACCGCGATCACGCTACGCATTGTGAAGAAGCCTGAAACCGTTCAGGTGCTCCTCGCCGCCTTCGACACCATCTCCGCTGCTGCACAGTCTGTGTCGGACATCATCGCCGCGGCGATTCTGCCTGCGGCGATGGAGATCATGGATCGCCTCTCCATCCGCGCCGCGGAAGCTTCTGTGCATCCCAACTATCCCGATGCTGAGGCTCTGCTGCTGGTGGAGGTCGATGGCTCAGCGACTGAGGTGACAATCCAGATGGACCAGATCCGCGCGATCTGCAAGGTCAATGGTGCCTGGGAAGATCGCCTGGCGCAGAGCGAACGCGAGCGGATGCTGGTGTGGAAGGGTCGCAAAGCAGCCTTCGCCGCTGCGGGCCGCATCGCGCCGAACTACATCGTGCAGGATGGTGTGATCCCGCGGACCAAGCTGCCCGTCGTGCTCGAGGCAATCGGCAGGATGGCCGAGGCAACGGGCCTGCAGGTATCGAATGTCTTCCATGCGGGCGACGGCAACCTGCATCCGATCGTGCTCTACAACGCAGCCATTCCTGGACAGGAAGAGGTCGCTGTCGACCTCTCCATTCGGATTCTCCACCTGTGTGTCGATCACGGCGGATCGATTACAGGAGAGCATGGTGTTGGCAAGGAGAAGCAGGAGGCGATGGGCTATATGTACTCCGAGCCCGACCTTGCGACGATGCAGCTTGTCCGCATGGCCTTCGATCCCCAGAATATTGCAAACCCAGACAAGCTCTTCCCGCGCACAAAGCTGTGCGGGGAGAAGTCCGGACCTTACCATCCGCACCCACTCGAGACAGCGGGAGTAGCGCAGTACTTCTAG
- a CDS encoding GH92 family glycosyl hydrolase — protein sequence MPISRRNFLNGAAAAYAAVSLPTTALAGVAKTLPGDDPLRWVDPRIGTGGHGHCYPGASVPFGAVQLSPDTYTEGWDWCSGYHVSDTSIMGFSHTHLSGTGCGDLLDFLVMAGTGPAKIVPGTRENPDAGYRSRFDHKDELVEPGYYSVLLKDHGIKAELTATERTGLHRYTFPASDEAYLILDLQHGYDGGGTPNVMSSELVKVFGDTLSGGRRTRAWGSGRHAYFTLQVSKQPTSIVFYQDDKEVPAPTGPLTGTNLKCVLHFKTKAKEVILVRTGISGVSAEAAGANLKAEQPGWNFDQTRKQALEKWRMQIGKIHVTTANEDHKRVFYTALYHLSLGPTLFDDADGHYRGMDGEIHQLPAGQHNYTTFSLWDTYRAAHPTYTLIEPERVPQFVNTLMRMATESPKGMAVWPLQGTETGTMTGYHSAAVISEAINKGFPGIDTEKAYELMMKRAMVDKYRGLPYYRSMGYIPADKEDESVSKTFEYCYDDWAIAHVAKKLGKSDDAAMLTKRSTNYKNYFDSSIGFMRPKFADGSWAGSSEGHGLTAFNPIDMGHDDKFRDYTESNAWQTTFAVQHDPAGLIQLFGGRPQFLAKLDELFTTPSTLPADAPPDIAGLVGQYAHGNEPSHHIAYLYVYAGEPHKTQARVRSLMETMYSPNPDGMQGNEDVGQMSAWFVLSALGFYPVDAVSGNYIIGSPLFEHASVALGGGKTLEIEVRRKDPAHQYVQSFALNGAPQQRTWFNHSDIAKGGKIVLEMGPQPNLTLGADPASAPPSLTLA from the coding sequence ATGCCGATCTCTCGCAGGAATTTTCTCAATGGTGCTGCTGCAGCTTATGCCGCCGTCAGCCTTCCCACTACCGCTCTGGCTGGTGTCGCCAAGACGCTGCCGGGTGACGATCCCCTCCGCTGGGTCGATCCGCGAATTGGCACAGGCGGTCACGGCCACTGTTATCCGGGCGCAAGTGTGCCATTCGGAGCGGTCCAGCTCAGCCCCGATACCTACACGGAGGGATGGGACTGGTGCTCCGGCTACCACGTCTCGGATACATCGATCATGGGTTTCAGCCACACACACCTCAGCGGTACGGGCTGCGGCGACCTTCTAGACTTCCTCGTCATGGCAGGCACCGGTCCCGCGAAGATCGTTCCCGGCACCCGCGAGAACCCTGATGCGGGCTATCGGTCGCGCTTCGATCACAAGGATGAGCTGGTCGAACCTGGCTACTACTCCGTGCTGCTGAAGGATCACGGCATCAAGGCGGAATTGACTGCGACGGAGCGCACAGGCCTCCATCGCTACACCTTTCCAGCGAGCGATGAGGCATATCTCATCCTCGACCTGCAGCATGGCTATGATGGCGGTGGCACACCCAACGTGATGTCCTCTGAACTCGTCAAGGTCTTTGGAGATACGCTCAGCGGCGGTCGTCGCACACGTGCCTGGGGCTCGGGGCGTCACGCCTATTTCACCCTTCAGGTGTCGAAGCAGCCGACGAGCATCGTCTTCTATCAGGACGATAAGGAAGTGCCAGCGCCGACGGGTCCGCTTACCGGCACCAATCTGAAGTGCGTGCTGCACTTCAAGACGAAGGCGAAAGAAGTCATCCTTGTACGGACCGGCATCTCTGGCGTCAGCGCCGAAGCGGCGGGCGCGAACCTCAAGGCCGAGCAGCCAGGTTGGAATTTCGATCAGACGCGCAAGCAGGCTCTCGAGAAGTGGCGTATGCAAATCGGCAAGATCCATGTCACGACGGCAAATGAAGACCACAAGCGAGTCTTCTACACCGCGCTCTACCATCTCTCGCTCGGACCGACGCTGTTTGACGATGCCGACGGCCACTATCGCGGCATGGACGGCGAGATCCACCAGCTTCCAGCAGGGCAGCATAACTACACGACTTTCTCTCTGTGGGATACCTACCGTGCGGCTCACCCGACCTACACCTTGATCGAGCCAGAGCGTGTGCCGCAGTTCGTAAATACCTTGATGCGCATGGCTACTGAAAGTCCGAAGGGGATGGCTGTTTGGCCCTTGCAGGGAACTGAAACGGGCACAATGACCGGCTACCACTCGGCCGCCGTCATCTCTGAAGCGATCAATAAGGGCTTCCCCGGAATCGATACCGAGAAAGCCTACGAGCTCATGATGAAGCGGGCGATGGTGGACAAGTATCGAGGCCTGCCGTACTACCGCTCGATGGGCTACATTCCGGCTGATAAGGAAGACGAGTCCGTCTCGAAGACCTTCGAATACTGCTACGACGATTGGGCCATCGCGCACGTTGCGAAGAAGCTCGGCAAGTCGGACGACGCTGCCATGCTCACCAAGCGCTCGACCAACTATAAGAACTACTTCGATAGCTCGATTGGCTTTATGCGTCCGAAGTTCGCTGATGGCTCATGGGCAGGATCGTCGGAGGGCCACGGTCTCACGGCCTTCAATCCGATCGATATGGGCCATGACGACAAATTCCGCGACTACACGGAATCGAATGCGTGGCAGACGACCTTCGCCGTACAGCACGATCCTGCCGGTCTGATCCAGCTCTTCGGCGGACGTCCGCAGTTTCTTGCAAAGCTCGATGAGTTGTTCACCACTCCCTCGACACTGCCAGCCGATGCACCGCCTGATATTGCCGGTCTGGTCGGCCAGTATGCCCATGGCAATGAGCCCTCACATCACATCGCCTATCTCTATGTCTACGCTGGCGAGCCGCATAAGACACAGGCGCGCGTGCGCAGTCTGATGGAGACGATGTACTCGCCTAATCCGGACGGCATGCAGGGCAATGAAGATGTCGGGCAGATGTCGGCGTGGTTCGTGTTGAGTGCGCTTGGCTTCTATCCGGTCGACGCGGTCAGCGGCAACTACATCATCGGCTCGCCACTCTTCGAGCATGCAAGTGTTGCGCTGGGTGGCGGAAAGACGTTGGAGATCGAAGTTCGCCGCAAGGACCCTGCGCATCAGTACGTTCAATCCTTCGCGCTCAATGGTGCACCGCAGCAGCGCACATGGTTCAATCACAGCGACATCGCGAAGGGTGGCAAGATCGTCCTTGAGATGGGACCTCAGCCGAACCTTACCCTCGGCGCTGATCCTGCAAGCGCACCACCTTCGCTGACTCTCGCCTAA
- a CDS encoding (Fe-S)-binding protein, protein MNLVTLTEPKPSNFDAHHPPSPALIDDCVHCGFCLPACPTYALWGEEMDSPRGRIYMMKKSTQGTAPLDQRFRQHMDNCLGCMACMTACPSGVQYDKLIEDTRAQIERNVPRTPSDRLFRKLLFATFPYAGRLRLIALPMLVYQRTGLQKLVRASGLLRLLPRKLANMEALLPRVPTTLFRHLPRSVQPAAKPRRRVGMLTGCVQQVFFQHVNEATARVLAAEGCEIVIPSAQQCCGALMVHSGLEEDACNLARAMIATFERENVDTIVINAAGCGSTMKEYGYLLRDDPAWSARAASFSSKCLDISEILADLPTQAARHPLAMRVAYHDACHLRHAQAIFEQPRQLLAGIPDLQVVEVQDANICCGSAGVYNLLQPEAATELGDRKVENLLATKAEAVISANPGCLIQLMSGLQRRGLNTMPTFHMVELLDASIRNIPAATLLQR, encoded by the coding sequence GTGAATCTGGTAACGCTCACCGAGCCTAAACCTTCGAACTTCGACGCGCATCATCCGCCGTCGCCCGCGCTTATCGACGACTGCGTTCACTGTGGGTTCTGCCTGCCAGCTTGCCCGACCTACGCGCTATGGGGCGAGGAGATGGACTCGCCGCGCGGCCGCATCTACATGATGAAGAAATCGACGCAGGGAACTGCGCCGCTCGATCAGCGCTTTCGGCAGCATATGGATAACTGCCTCGGTTGCATGGCCTGCATGACAGCCTGTCCCTCTGGCGTGCAGTACGACAAGCTGATCGAAGATACCCGCGCGCAGATCGAACGCAATGTACCACGCACTCCATCAGACCGACTCTTCCGCAAGCTGCTCTTTGCGACGTTTCCTTACGCTGGCCGACTTCGACTTATCGCGCTGCCGATGCTGGTCTATCAGCGCACCGGGCTGCAGAAGCTCGTCCGGGCGAGCGGTCTTCTGCGGCTGCTTCCGCGCAAGCTAGCCAACATGGAGGCGCTGCTTCCGCGTGTGCCGACGACTCTCTTTCGGCATCTTCCTCGAAGCGTTCAGCCTGCGGCGAAGCCTCGTCGACGCGTCGGCATGCTCACGGGATGTGTCCAGCAGGTCTTCTTTCAGCACGTCAATGAAGCAACAGCGCGAGTGCTTGCGGCAGAGGGTTGCGAGATCGTCATTCCCTCGGCGCAGCAGTGCTGTGGTGCGCTCATGGTTCACTCCGGTCTGGAGGAAGATGCCTGCAACCTCGCACGCGCGATGATTGCCACCTTCGAGAGAGAGAATGTCGACACGATCGTGATCAACGCCGCGGGCTGCGGCTCCACCATGAAGGAGTATGGCTATCTCCTTCGCGACGATCCTGCATGGTCCGCACGCGCGGCGTCCTTCAGCAGCAAATGCCTCGACATCTCGGAGATCCTTGCGGACCTGCCTACACAGGCTGCGCGCCACCCTCTCGCGATGCGGGTGGCGTATCACGATGCCTGCCATCTTCGTCATGCACAGGCCATCTTCGAGCAGCCCCGGCAACTGCTCGCGGGCATTCCAGACCTGCAAGTTGTTGAGGTGCAGGACGCCAATATCTGCTGTGGCTCCGCCGGAGTCTACAACCTGCTGCAGCCCGAAGCTGCTACCGAACTTGGCGATCGCAAGGTTGAGAACTTGCTGGCGACCAAAGCCGAGGCAGTCATCTCGGCTAATCCCGGCTGCCTGATTCAGTTAATGAGTGGACTGCAGCGGCGCGGACTCAACACGATGCCGACCTTCCACATGGTCGAGCTGCTTGACGCCTCCATTCGCAACATTCCAGCGGCTACTCTCCTGCAGCGATGA
- a CDS encoding FAD-binding oxidoreductase, whose translation MIEQTSKPAVPLEDFASIVGLDHAFERDGKLYLSPANTEEIAAVLRLANSEGIVVHPMGSGTKSAWSDAPRSGIVLRTSRLNAVLDHTWQDMTCSVQTGCTWAAMQLTLAAHGQFVALDPLWPEQATIGGIVATNESGALRLKYGSLRDLVIGMTIVLADGTVARTGGKVVKNVAGYDLHKLMTGAFGTLGFITEINFRLHSLPTARESFTVSSQTVEPLGELMLHLVDSHLSLHALQLRTHEGIFHLDIELASLPQTLDEHRLLLEAIAHEKQLRIVAAAADIWQRRALLFDQQDTFTIKATMLPTEIARFSGVISGLAGSAITQATGIMMAMLPASASEKIPSLREQLAVSGGSLTVLSQPLSSNLDRWGPLPDSFPVMQRLKERFDPQRTLNPGCFLGGI comes from the coding sequence ATGATCGAACAGACCTCAAAACCGGCGGTTCCACTTGAAGATTTCGCATCGATCGTTGGGCTGGACCACGCCTTTGAGCGAGATGGCAAGCTCTACCTCTCGCCTGCGAACACTGAGGAGATTGCAGCCGTGCTGCGGCTTGCGAACTCAGAAGGGATCGTAGTTCATCCGATGGGCAGCGGCACAAAGTCGGCCTGGTCGGATGCTCCCCGCTCAGGCATCGTGCTTCGCACCTCGCGGCTGAACGCGGTGCTCGATCATACGTGGCAGGATATGACGTGCAGCGTACAGACAGGCTGCACCTGGGCTGCAATGCAACTGACACTCGCTGCACATGGCCAGTTCGTTGCGCTCGATCCGCTATGGCCCGAGCAGGCGACGATCGGTGGCATCGTTGCGACGAATGAATCCGGGGCGTTGCGTCTCAAGTACGGCAGCCTGCGCGACCTTGTTATCGGCATGACCATCGTTCTGGCGGATGGGACAGTTGCAAGAACTGGCGGCAAGGTCGTGAAGAACGTCGCTGGATACGATCTGCATAAGCTAATGACCGGGGCGTTTGGCACACTTGGCTTCATTACGGAGATCAACTTTCGGCTGCACTCTCTGCCGACTGCGCGCGAGAGCTTTACGGTCTCCTCGCAGACTGTGGAACCTTTGGGAGAGTTGATGCTGCATTTGGTGGACTCGCACCTGAGTTTGCATGCGCTCCAGTTGCGAACGCACGAAGGAATTTTCCATCTGGATATCGAGCTTGCTTCTCTACCGCAGACCCTTGACGAACATAGACTGCTGCTCGAAGCGATCGCTCATGAGAAACAGCTTCGTATCGTTGCGGCTGCCGCAGACATCTGGCAACGCCGAGCCTTGCTCTTCGATCAACAGGATACCTTCACGATCAAAGCGACGATGTTGCCCACTGAGATCGCTCGCTTCTCCGGAGTGATCAGCGGACTCGCTGGAAGCGCCATCACCCAAGCCACCGGCATCATGATGGCGATGCTTCCTGCTTCAGCGTCGGAGAAGATTCCCTCCCTGCGGGAACAACTTGCAGTAAGCGGCGGATCTCTCACGGTTCTCAGCCAGCCTTTATCCAGCAACCTTGACCGATGGGGACCACTTCCGGATTCCTTTCCTGTCATGCAGCGGCTGAAAGAACGCTTTGACCCGCAACGCACCCTCAACCCTGGCTGCTTTTTAGGTGGGATCTAA